GGACTAGGCCAGATTACCAAAACTCCATAACATAAGCTTCTTCTACCCACCTGTTCGCCCTCTCGCCGTCGCCATCGCCATCGCCAGGCACTGCCGTGAAATCCTCTCACCGAATTAAAAGTAACTGGTTGAGCTAGATCTTTCTTGCATTTTTACGATTTAAATTCGCTGTGTTTTGTTCGATGAATCCCTCAATTTTCATATCGTCGTGGTGGATTTATCCGTTTTGGTGTATCTTTCTTTAGCCAGGGTTCAGTGGATTGATGGGGGAAGAAGGAGAACGAGATGTCAGCAATGGAGATCGACGATCCCAAATCGGACGGCTCTGAGCAGATCCTTCCGAGGTTCTCGATGAATGGTTAGTATATTCACGAATAAGTATCTGCATGTCTGTGAATCTCGAATTTAGCAATTGGTGGCTTACTTGAACCGTACAACAAGGCGTCTAAGTTTGTGAATCTACGCATTTGGATTTTCAGTTCTGCAGCTGATGAAAACTTCTCAGGCGCAACATGGTCTGCGTCATGGTGACTATGCTCGCTATAGGTAAACCCTAAGCTCATTAGCATACATggtcttacaaaaaaaattagctgATGTGTATTCTGTGTTATCTTGTTCTGTAGGAGGTATTGCTCAGCACGGTTGAGGAGGCTGTACAAGTCCTTGAAGTTTACTCATGGTCGTGGTAAATACACTCGGCGAGCCATACTTGAATCAACTGTCACTGATGTTAGGTATATATCCTTCCAACCTGAAGTTTTTTGTTTGAGATGTTTTATTTGCCTACAGAAATTAATTcctggcttttttttttttaatgtttaatcTTAACATTAAAAAAGATGTGAAGGCTCAGTTTATGCTTCCACTACAAGTGGTTTTGAGGTACTCTACTCACATACCTGTAATTgagttaatgtttttatttgaatagGTTTCTCCATGTGGTTTTCTATATGACGGAGAGAGCATGGAGCCATGCAATGGACAAAAGACAGCTACCAGATGGGCCTAATGCAAGGCAGCGGATATATTTAATTGGTAGGCTGAGGAAGGCAGTAAAATGGGCTTCGCTTTTCTCAAGTCTGTGCTCTAATAAGACGGACTCCAGGACATCTTTGGAAGCTGAGGTATTTCGGTGATCCCAAATGTTGATGTGTTTTCATGAACATACATCTCTGCCTtgaatggaagaagaagagtatTCCTCAGTTTTAGGCTATTAGCTTAGTTGTTTCGTTATTTCCTGTAAAATGTATGTGTCCTCTATAAACAGACTGacatgagtcttcatacttcatcTTACTCTTTTATAGGCATATGCTTCCTATATGAAAGGCACCCTGTTGTTTGAGCAAGATCAAAACTGGGATACTGCGTTGGCATGTTTCAGAAACGCCAGGTTTGTCTTTGTTCAGGATCCTCTTTTTGCAATTTGGTAGGTTTTGTTTCGCTGTTTTCGTTTCTGATAATTAATCGCCGTCGCAGAGCTGTTTATGAGGAACTCGGGAAATACGGTGATCTAGAGAACCAGGTTCTTTGTCGGGAACGGGTTGAGGAGCTTGAGCCCAGTATTGAATActgcaaacacaaaattggCAAATCAAACTTGCAGACATCTGAACTACTTCAGATTGGTGAAATGGAAGGTCCTGCATTGGATCTTTTCAAAGCAAAGATAGAGGTACGCACACATATCATTTCTGTTTAGCCTCACCACCGAAGCAAGTGATTAACTATGTATATACATGTTTCGATAGTCCGCataagcataacatttttgtttgTTGGCTTTGCCATCTGTTATTGTGAGCTTAGAGTCCGCTTTTGACCTGTGACCAACACACACAAATACTAATTACATGTATACGATCTTGGATACTCTTGAATGATTTGCAATGGTTTAGTGGTTAACTCTTTCTCAGATCTCTCAGACATTTCGGATTAATATGATGCATATTGCTCGCTTGTCATATAGGCTGCTATGGAAGAGGCCAGATCTCAACAAGCTGCATCTCTTACAGAGTTTAATTGGCTTGGCTACAGATTTCCAGTTTCCAACCCAAAATCTCGGGTTTCTATTTTAAAAGGTTCGAGTAACTTTTTCCAATTCTCTCTTTTTGAACTACTATGTTATGCTGACAAATTATGATCTGGCACAATTATGGTTTACCTTTACTATGTAGTTACTGTTATGCGTTACCCTCTTAATATATAACCTGCTTTGATTGGACACTGAGCACTTCTCTGCGGCTCACTCTTTGTTCCTTTTTCGCTCAGCCCAAGACTTTGAGAAGGAGCTACAGGGTCTAGGAGCAGAATCTCTCCCTGCAGAGAAAAAGCTGACcatatatgataaattattcACTGCATATCATGATGCGCGGAACACCATACGCAGTGACTTGGTGAGTGAGTTTACAGGAGATGGCTAATTTATTGATTTGGTTCACCCAATAACCTTTTGAAGATTTTTGGAAGTCTAGACAAGTTTGTTAAAGAGTAAAGagtatctgtttttttttggtgcgTTGCTGTTCCTTTGATTGATTTTCACAAGGAGTATATTATTTTTAGGTAAGTGCAGGAAATGCTGAATCTGTCAAAGATGATCTAAATGGTCTGGACAAAGCTGTTGGAGCTGTGCTAGGACAAAGAACCATTGAAAGGAACCAGCTGTTGGTTAAAATAGCAAAGAGTAAACTGAACAAGAAACGTGATGATAAAACTGAAAAGGTTACTAAGCCTGAGGAGCTTGTTCGATTGTATGACCTTCTGTTACAGGTTAACCACTGTGTACCTGTCTTTTTCTCCAGAAGCAGATTTTGTGTGCTAAACCATCGAGAAGACCtcatctttgtttcttttcttttcttttttcagaATGTCGCTGATCTTTCTGACCTCATTAGCTCTGGAAGAGACAGGAAACCCGAAGAGATTGCCTTCGAAGAAGAGTGTCAGCGCAAAAGCTTAGCCTTTCGTGCTGAAAGGTTTAGTTCTTCTTCCACGTTATTGTATTTTTTGGAGGATGATTGCTATTGAGTTGTGGCctcgctatattttttatttgatttagcATATTTGATTAGAGTTAAGCTCCTCAAAGCCGTTGATCCAATCCTTAACATGAGTCTATACTATTTAGTTAGGAATCTCTTTCCCAGACAGTCATCTCCTCACCTATTTCTTTTGGTCTATACTAGAATCACTTATTAGATGCTTTAGCTCCTGTTTAGAAATATTCACACAGTTTTTTCCATTTGAGAAAACGTAATAAGAAGAGTTATTTTCATATACTAACTGCTGCGTTCAGTTTTCGTCGCCTATGATTAAGTTAGCTGATGATATCTTCTTAAATCTATTTTCAGGTGCTTCTACTTGGCAAAGTCATATAGCCTAGCAGGAAAAAGGGTTGAAGCATATGCCTTATATTGTCGAGCTCGATCTCTTGCTGAAGATGCCCTGAGCAAGTTTCAGAGCATAGCAAACAAAGATGAGGTATCAAcgtattattttactttttacctCATACATAGTCATTGGATAGCAAGTTCTATGTTACCTCCTCATGTCGATTGGATAAGG
The genomic region above belongs to Brassica napus cultivar Da-Ae chromosome C3 unlocalized genomic scaffold, Da-Ae chrC03_Random_13, whole genome shotgun sequence and contains:
- the LOC125594638 gene encoding signal recognition particle subunit SRP68-like, giving the protein MSAMEIDDPKSDGSEQILPRFSMNVLQLMKTSQAQHGLRHGDYARYRRYCSARLRRLYKSLKFTHGRGKYTRRAILESTVTDVRFLHVVFYMTERAWSHAMDKRQLPDGPNARQRIYLIGRLRKAVKWASLFSSLCSNKTDSRTSLEAEAYASYMKGTLLFEQDQNWDTALACFRNARAVYEELGKYGDLENQVLCRERVEELEPSIEYCKHKIGKSNLQTSELLQIGEMEGPALDLFKAKIEAAMEEARSQQAASLTEFNWLGYRFPVSNPKSRVSILKAQDFEKELQGLGAESLPAEKKLTIYDKLFTAYHDARNTIRSDLVSAGNAESVKDDLNGLDKAVGAVLGQRTIERNQLLVKIAKSKLNKKRDDKTEKVTKPEELVRLYDLLLQNVADLSDLISSGRDRKPEEIAFEEECQRKSLAFRAERCFYLAKSYSLAGKRVEAYALYCRARSLAEDALSKFQSIANKDEGTIQELKAVSKECRANSCIEHATGIMEEEKAPEKLSKKISTISLNDTATKVQSH